GGAAGCCTGCATCCGCCAGCGCCCGCACAGTGTCGAGGCGAGCCTGAGTAGTGGGTGCGCCCGGTTCGATGGCCTTCTGCAGCTCGTCGTCGTACATGGCGATCGACATCTGCACGTCGACGGAGACGCGGTGCGCCGCCTTCACGAGCAGCGGGATGTCCCGTCGGATGAGCGTGCCCTTGGTGAGGATGGACAGGGGCGTGCCGGATGCCGCAAGCGCCTCGATGATGCCCGGCATGAGCTTGTAGCGGCCTTCAGCGCGCTGATACGGATCGGTGTTGGTGCCGAGCGCGACGGTCTCGTGCTCCCAGCTGCCGCGACGGAGCTCCCTCTGCAGCACCTCGACGACGTTCACCTTCACGACGATCTGCGAGTCGAAGTCGGCCCCTCCGTCGAGGTCGAGGTACTCGTGCGTTCCGCGCGCGAAACAGTACACGCAGGCGTGGCTGCAACCGCGGTAGGGGTTGATGGTCCACCCGAAGGGCATGCGGGAGGCGCCGGGCACCTTGTTCAATGCGGACTTCGACAGCACCTCGTGGAAGGTCATGCCGGCGAACTCCGGCGTGGTCACGGTGCGCAGCACGCCGCGGCGGTCTTCGAGCCCGGGCAGCGCAGCGTCGTCGACGTCACCGAGCTTCTGACCTTGCCACCGCATGCGTCCATTCGAACATAGAGACGACGATCAGTCAATCGGATGCTCGGCGATATGTTCGAATTGTATCCCGGAGGGCACCGGGCGTTAAGCGACAATGGACCCATGAACCTCGCGCGGCAGCCCCAGCATGCCCCGCCGCGCTCGCCGTTGCGCGGCCCGGCACTGCCGATCGGCCTCGCCGTGACGGCGATCGGCGTGCTGATGTCGCTCGTGAGCCTGCCGAGCGCACCCGCCGATGCCCGTGTCCCGCCCGAACCCCGCGTCGTGCAGGCCGTGCCGCCGGTCGACGTGGCTGCGACCACGGCGGCCGATCCCTGTGCAGAGCAGGTCGTGCGCGATGCGATCGCGGCAGCCGACGATGCGGCGACGATCGCGGCGTTCGGCGGCGCCGAGAGCTTCCGTGCGGCCGTGGCCGCCGGCAACGCGCCCTGCATCGCCCTCGACGACCCCTCGCACGTGTGGGTCGTCGTGAACAAGGCGCGACCGCTGAACCCCGTCGACTTCGCACCGCAGTCGCTCGCGCCCGCCCCGGTCCGGGTCACGACGGGTTCCGGGCAGGCCCGCGCCGATGTCGCGGCGGCCCTCGGGGCGATGGCGGCAGCGGCAGCCGCCGACGGTGTGGGGCAGATCGGCGCGAACAACGGGTACCGCTCGTACGACCTGCAAGTGCGCACGTATGCCGGCCACGTCCGGTCGGAGGGGCAGGCGAACGCGGATGCGGCATCCGCCCGTGCGGGGCACAGCGAGCATCAGACGGGGCTCGCTCTCGACCTCGTCGCCTGCGCGCCCTGCGGTGGGATCGACGCGTTCGGTGCGACAGCTCAGGGCGCCTGGGTCGCCGAGCACGCCTGGGAGTACGGATTCATCGTGAGATATGAAGCCGGAGCCACGGGCGTGACCGGCTACAAGCCCGAGCCATGGCACGTCCGCTACATCGGGCCGGAGCTCGCGGCCGCCTACCATCACGGCGGATTCCACACGCTCGAGGAGTTCTTCGGTCTTCCCGCGGCGCCCGACTATCTGCACTGAGCCCGCCGTTGAGGCATCCGACAAACCGCGAGACCGAGTGTCACGCATTGTGGGATGCATTCTCACAATGCTCTGTCGGATCCGCGTGATTCCCGCTTAGAATCGCCGGAGCAACGCCGCAACACGTTCAGGAGGACGCCATGGAACGCGACATCTACGACGAGGATCACGAGGCATTCCGCGACCTCGTCAAGGACTTCGTGAAGCGCCACGTGACCAACGACGCGATCGAGAAGTGGAACGCCGACGGAGAGGTCGACCGCGCCACCATGCTCGCCGCCGGTGAGGCCGGCATCATCGGCCTCTCGGTTCCCGAGGAGTTCGGCGGGGCGGGGATGCTGCAGGACTACCGCTTCCGCGCCATCGTGAACGAAGAGGTCATCGCGGCGGGCGCCGGCTCGCTCGCCGGAGCCTTCGGCATCCAAGACGACCTCGCCGTGCCGTACCTCGTGCACATGGGCACGCAGGAGCAGAAGGAGAAGTGGCTGCCCCGCATGGCGACGGGCGAGGTCATCGGGGCTCTCGCCATGACGGAGCCGGGGGCCGGAAGCGACCTGCGGGGGATCAAGACCACGGCGAAGAAGGTCGACGGCGGCTACCTCGTCAACGGGGCGAAGACGTTCATCTCGTCGGGTGCGACGGCCGACCTCGTCGTCACCTTCGTCAAGACCGGGGAGGGGAACCGCCCCGACGCGTTCAGCCTCGTGCTCATCGAGAACGGCATGGAGGGCTTCGACCACGGCAAGAAGCTGCACAAGATGGGCTTCCACGGCCACGACACCGCCGAGCTCTCGTTCAGCGACGTGTTCGTGCCCGAGGAGAACCTCATCGGCGGCAAGGAGGGCATGGGGTTCATCCAGCTCATGATGAACCTGCCGCTCGAGCGCCTCTCGATCGGCGTCGCCGGTGCCGCCGCCGCGCAGGCTGCGCTGGACTGGACCGTCGCCTATACGAAGGACCGCGAGGCCTTCGGCGAGCGGATCATCGACTTCCAGAACACGCGTTTCAAGATCGCCGACATGGCGGCGACGGTCGACGCGCTGTGGGCGTACATCGACCGTGCCCTGCTCGCCTACAAAGACGGCAAGCTCTCGGCCGAAGAGGCCGCGAAGGTCAAGTTCTGGGCGACCGAACGCGAGTGGGAGGTGCTCGACATCGGCGTGCAGCTGCACGGCGGCTACGGGTACATCACCGAGTACCCGATCGCCAGGGCGTTCCTCGACGCGCGTGTGCACCGCATCTACGGCGGCACGAACGAGATCATGCGCGACATCGTGAGCCGCCAGATCGCCGGCAAGCGCTGACGTCTCCTGAGGAAGGCCCCGGATGCCGGCATCCGGGGCCTTCGTCGTGTCCGCACGCGCACTCCCGCGTCGGGCTCCGCGCTCGGCCCGCCCGCTCCGCCACGAGGGCGACTGTGCACGAGGGCGACTCCGCGCGAGGGCGGCTGCGCGCGAGAGTGAAGCGAGGGTGAAATCCTCCCACCGGGCTCCCAGGTTCGCCTAGGAATGGTTCCGGACTGCATCAGTCCGACCGTGTGGGAGGGGAACTCATGAAACGGTTGCGGATGCCGTGGAGAACACGCGCAGCCGGCGGCCGGGCTCTGCTCGGGTCATCGCGGTGGAGGATGGGCGCAGGTGTCACGACCGTCGTGTCGGCGCTGCTCCTGTCGCTGCTCCCGGCGACGGCCGCGGCCACGGCCGTACTCAGGCGGTGATCGGACAGCTGGTCTCCGTGCTGCGCGCATCCGGCCAGCGCCTCGCTCTGCGGCTCATCCCGGATGCCGACCTGCGGGCGCTCCTCGCCACCCTGCGGCGTGAGGGAGCCGACGACGTCGCAGATTCGATCACAGGCCCTTCCGTCATCGAATCAGGCGACCGGCCAGCGCTCACACCGCGGGAACTGGCCGTGCTGCGAGCGCTCGCACGCTCGGGCTCGGTGAACGACATCGCCGCCGAGCTCTATGTCTCGGCCAACACGGTGAAGTCCCAGCTGCGCAGCGTGTATCGCAAGCTGGGCGCGCGCAACCGTGACGAGGCGCTCGCCGCGGCCATCCATCGGCACCTCATCCCGAGCTCCCGGGAGTGACCGCGCGCGGGGCGCGAACTCCGTGCTCCGGCTCAGGCCGCCTTCTCGCCGGCGGCCTCACGTGCGGTCTTCGACGCCGGTGAGGCGGCACCGAGCTTCCAGTACCCGCAGAAGCTCACCGCGCCCTTGTCGACGCCGCGCTCGCCTACCAGGTGCTTGCGCGCTCCTGACGCGAGTGACTGCTCGCCCGCCGCGTAGGCGTGGAACGGATGCCGGGGGAGGGCGCTCTCGCGCAGGGCGCCGAGGGCGAGCGTGCCGGGAGTCGTGCTGTGCGGTCGCACGAGCCAGCGCACCTCGACGCCGTCGGGATGCGGGAAGTCGAGCGCGTCGTCGGCGGAAGGCACCTCGAGCAGAGCGATGCCCTCGGCCTCCGCGGGCAGCGACGCGCAGATCGAGGAGATCGCCGGCAGGGCCGTCTCATCGCCGACGAGCAGCACGCGGTCGGTGCCCCGCTCGGGGTTGAAGGTCAGGCCCTCGTCGATGATGAGCACGTGCTCCCCTGGTCGGCAGGTCTCGGCCCATCGCGACGCGGGACCGGCGGTGCCGTCGGCGGCCGAGCCGTGCAGCACGAAGTCGACGTCGATCTCGGCTCCGGCATCCGCGCTGGCGGGGCGGTGGGCGCGGACGCTGTAGTTGCGCATGAC
This Microbacterium sp. XT11 DNA region includes the following protein-coding sequences:
- a CDS encoding Rv2578c family radical SAM protein, translated to MRWQGQKLGDVDDAALPGLEDRRGVLRTVTTPEFAGMTFHEVLSKSALNKVPGASRMPFGWTINPYRGCSHACVYCFARGTHEYLDLDGGADFDSQIVVKVNVVEVLQRELRRGSWEHETVALGTNTDPYQRAEGRYKLMPGIIEALAASGTPLSILTKGTLIRRDIPLLVKAAHRVSVDVQMSIAMYDDELQKAIEPGAPTTQARLDTVRALADAGFPVTVFLMPILPHMTDSVEAITSALARIKDAGASRVIYGALHLRPGVKPWFMNWLAGARPDLVSSYRGLYPGVTVEAPKAYRQWLARRVRPLIRLHGLDGRHEDDYPVRGIRPATPSATPGSTSLAQPTLF
- a CDS encoding M15 family metallopeptidase, which translates into the protein MNLARQPQHAPPRSPLRGPALPIGLAVTAIGVLMSLVSLPSAPADARVPPEPRVVQAVPPVDVAATTAADPCAEQVVRDAIAAADDAATIAAFGGAESFRAAVAAGNAPCIALDDPSHVWVVVNKARPLNPVDFAPQSLAPAPVRVTTGSGQARADVAAALGAMAAAAAADGVGQIGANNGYRSYDLQVRTYAGHVRSEGQANADAASARAGHSEHQTGLALDLVACAPCGGIDAFGATAQGAWVAEHAWEYGFIVRYEAGATGVTGYKPEPWHVRYIGPELAAAYHHGGFHTLEEFFGLPAAPDYLH
- a CDS encoding acyl-CoA dehydrogenase family protein, whose product is MERDIYDEDHEAFRDLVKDFVKRHVTNDAIEKWNADGEVDRATMLAAGEAGIIGLSVPEEFGGAGMLQDYRFRAIVNEEVIAAGAGSLAGAFGIQDDLAVPYLVHMGTQEQKEKWLPRMATGEVIGALAMTEPGAGSDLRGIKTTAKKVDGGYLVNGAKTFISSGATADLVVTFVKTGEGNRPDAFSLVLIENGMEGFDHGKKLHKMGFHGHDTAELSFSDVFVPEENLIGGKEGMGFIQLMMNLPLERLSIGVAGAAAAQAALDWTVAYTKDREAFGERIIDFQNTRFKIADMAATVDALWAYIDRALLAYKDGKLSAEEAAKVKFWATEREWEVLDIGVQLHGGYGYITEYPIARAFLDARVHRIYGGTNEIMRDIVSRQIAGKR
- a CDS encoding helix-turn-helix transcriptional regulator; the encoded protein is MIGQLVSVLRASGQRLALRLIPDADLRALLATLRREGADDVADSITGPSVIESGDRPALTPRELAVLRALARSGSVNDIAAELYVSANTVKSQLRSVYRKLGARNRDEALAAAIHRHLIPSSRE
- a CDS encoding siderophore-interacting protein, coding for MAYSKLVKPLSSELLHLTVLRSERLAPHWVRVTLGGGDIERFRPMGFDQWFRLFLPIGGEAGLDRVPAKANKIFGYLKFLRIPDGERPVMRNYSVRAHRPASADAGAEIDVDFVLHGSAADGTAGPASRWAETCRPGEHVLIIDEGLTFNPERGTDRVLLVGDETALPAISSICASLPAEAEGIALLEVPSADDALDFPHPDGVEVRWLVRPHSTTPGTLALGALRESALPRHPFHAYAAGEQSLASGARKHLVGERGVDKGAVSFCGYWKLGAASPASKTAREAAGEKAA